Proteins found in one Pocillopora verrucosa isolate sample1 chromosome 12, ASM3666991v2, whole genome shotgun sequence genomic segment:
- the LOC131783222 gene encoding transmembrane protein 69 → MAAVRGLTWDKTHHFLRGCCVLTSRIPGNARGISQEKMHVLTSEHGLFRKAISGSLCTQGPFKVMSFLRPMSSQSQGSFSADLKSSPSSALYLGFSGAIPFCSLATMAFISPEHLNLIAHAQQAYGACILSFLGAVHWGYTLPKTSELKPDWNTLGYSVTPSLIAWLSLLMNPAPGLTTLCFGLAVALWKDLKTSCFPSWYIALRKALSTLAVTSVGLTAAVLYFQ, encoded by the exons ATGGCAGCCGTCCGGGGCCTTACGTGGGATAAAACTCATCATTTTCTTCGTGGTTGCTGTGTTTTGACTAGCAGGATTCCGGGCAATGCTAGAGGTATATCACAAGAGAAAATGCATGTTCTAACATCGGAACACGGGTTGTTTAGAAAG GCAATTAGTGGTTCATTGTGTACTCAAGGTCCATTCAAAGTCATGTCATTCTTGCGACCAATGAGTAGCCAATCACAAGGCAGCTTTTCGGCAGACCTTAAGTCCAGCCCATCATCAGCTTTATATCTTGGCTTTTCTGGCGCCATCCCTTTCTGCAGCTTGGCTACCATGGCATTTATTTCTCCAGAACACTTAAATCTGATTGCTCATGCACAACAAGCATATGGGGCATGCATTCTGTCATTTCTTGGCGCAGTACATTGGGGTTACACCTTACCAAAGACTAGTGAACTTAAACCAGACTGGAACACACTTGGATACAGTGTAACTCCATCTCTCATTGCCTGGTTGTCCTTACTTATGAATCCTGCACCAGGACTGACAACATTGTGTTTTGGGCTTGCTGTAGCTTTGTGGAAAGATTTGAAGACAAGTTGTTTTCCCTCATGGTACATTGCTTTACGAAAAGCTCTCTCAACTTTGGCAGTGACTTCAGTTGGTTTGACTGCTGCAGTCTTGTATTTTCAATAG
- the LOC131783228 gene encoding ras-related protein Rap-2a-like, which translates to MKHCKCRLARKTHRICFEIAVFGAASVGKTSLIRRSFVGEFFEEYTPTIEDYYSHEIQRLGGVTVLNTTDCAGCFQFPAMRKLTIQKAAGIVLVFSLDSEFSFRELQRLLDEIIKVRSEEGVPIVVVGNKKDLNVREVTEQDVAELIRLYSSDKFQLRYVETSAKDNLNVSEIFSQLLTFLMPEAPPKKKSKFKIFNFKAKEKCNVM; encoded by the coding sequence ATGAAACACTGTAAATGTCGACTGGCTCGGAAGACTCATCGAATTTGCTTCGAAATCGCTGTGTTTGGCGCCGCCAGCGTGGGCAAGACATCGCTTATTCGACGATCTTTTGTTGGCGAGTTTTTCGAGGAATATACTCCCACTATAGAAGATTACTACAGCCACGAGATACAAAGACTTGGTGGTGTAACCGTTTTGAACACCACAGACTGTGCAGGATGCTTTCAGTTCCCAGCTATGAGAAAACTGACAATTCAGAAGGCCGCTGGCATAGTGCTGGTGTTCTCGTTAGACAGTGAATTCTCATTTCGCGAGCTTCAAAGATTGCTTGACGAAATTATCAAGGTCAGGAGCGAGGAAGGGGTACCGATTGTTGTGGTTGGTAACAAAAAAGACTTAAATGTGCGAGAAGTCACGGAACAAGATGTAGCAGAGTTGATAAGACTTTACAGCTCGGATAAATTCCAACTTCGGTATGTGGAGACATCAGCTAAAGACAATCTTAATGTGTCAGAAATTTTTAGTCAACTTTTGACATTTCTCATGCCTGAAGCACCgccaaaaaagaaaagcaaattcaaaatttttaacttcaaagCGAAAGAGAAGTGCAATgttatgtaa